The window GGGAGGTGGACACTCTCTGATAACCTTATCATGGCCTCCCCACACTGTAACGGCTAGAACAggccagcagagctgcagggaggagtGGACAGGCCCTTGACTGAGATAGCACCAAGAGCTGGATGAATACTCGATGGACGAGGGCcccctggagagagagagagaaagagagagagagagagagagagaaagtaaagACAGAACGATTGTCAAAATCCTTACTTCACGGTACACAACAGATTGTCAGCCGGAGCCCCTCCTCCTCACGTCCCTCCCACCAAACGCTGCGCTTCGTAGCGCTGTGATAGGCCAGGCTCAACGTTGCCATTTCTGTTTTGACTGAAGCTCTGATGGTGTTCACAAAGTTGGCACAGCTGTATGCTTCAATTTTCCAAAAAATTACTGGAGAAGCCAGTGTAACAGAACATACAGTAACAAGCTGAAAAGAACAAATAGTTAACACAGTGAAGAGtgtaaaagcaaacaaaacaaactgacatttaaaagaaaagcaaataaattgGCAATCAAAAATGTActcaaaaattcaaacaaacatgaacctACAGAACCAGTTACCCTCTTCACACCGCTCCTCTGAGGACTGTGTGCCAGAGGGCGAGGGTTTTCATTAGGAGTGGTATGGGCTCCCAGTAAAGAAGTGAGGGAGGTCTAAAGCTTCCTGTCGTATCCTCAAGTCTGTTCTTTAGAGGAAGCCTGACTCCTTCAGTGGTGAAGGGTACCTGGCAGTTCATTTAGCCACATTCGGCTCTGATATTTCCAGTACTGAAGCAGTCCCATTGCTGTTATAAGGCCATATGCAATTTGAACTAGCagtaaaagcacaggtgtgactAACAACATTAACAACGCCTCTGCTCTATTCAGCTATCACACTGAGCCATGTCGGCATACATCATTTAGAGCTCCATCACTGTATTAATTACACCTTTGCAACTATAGACACGTCATGCAGTCTGCTGTGACAAAGAGTCACATGACAAAAATCATAATCAGGTTCATCTCTGTGTATCCAGTGCAGAGACTGATCCAGGAACTGCTTAGCCTAGTAGCCATAAGCAAACACGTAAGGACACAAGAACTCCAAAGTTGTCCAATTTACTCGATATGCCGTATCAAAGATATTAAAAGTAAGATACTGCAATACAATAATAAAATCCAGATGTTTCAATTCAAGTgaaggtgattaaaaaaaagtgaagatgGCAAAAGGCCCACATTGTTACAAGTCCAGTGTCCTCCCTTAAAGGCTTcaagaaagaagacaaactaGAATCAAAGTAAACACAGTGTCACATCAGGCCATAATTGCCTATACAACAGAATCTTAAATAACTTggtaaacacacaggcacaactGTTTCTTCAGAGTCTTCTGTCTTCTCTGAGGGGATGACAGTCTGTTGACAGTTTCTGGGAGGGACAGCACACAAATCCTCTTTAATGAGGTCCTTCTGACAACAGTGGATGTCTCTGATGTCCTCTGACAGagcaaaaacactttgagaGGCTGTTAAAATACTCAAAACTCAATATGAAATAATAGCACGTAGACATATCCTTCGCACAAATTCAGGGCAGTCAAGAAATACTGTTTAACTTTGATGGAAGCAGATTCCATCATTCGCGCTGTCAGAGAATAGCCTTCATCGAtgcattttgtttggttttacacCGCCACCACGTGGTCAAATGCGCACATTGACTTTCACGTTGTGACAgcttctgtatttttctttattttttctcatcttttttttcaaTTGAAACTAAAAGGACATACAGTGGACAGGTTAGGGAACATGAAACACGTAAAAGAATGATATTATCTGTATTTAATTCAAAGTGTAATAGTGAATATACGtatagagaaaagaaaaaaaaataacaaaaacaatgtacAATAGGATCCCATCTGACTACCTTGTCCGTGGTGTCCCTCAGttaaaacactgtatttaaaaatattgattaagtGGTAAAATAAATTCTTAATTATGTTCAACTGGACAGTTCAACTTCAACGATGTTGCTGCGGAACTATTTGTCTGACTTCCGTTTCCGCCCGGCGTTATTTTGCACTTGGATACACAGACACGCTGCTGAAACGGCAAAGGGGCATTGTTTTGAATTTCTTGTGGTTAGCGTAGAGTTTCAGTTTAGGGACTAACTGCAGTGTCCATTATGCCTGCTTAAGTAACACAGTTAAAACAGTCGACATGGCGGATTCCACAGGGTTAAAGCTGGATTTTACTCTGAAAGAACTAACTCTTTCCGGTCAGTCTGAAGATGTCGAGGTGCCCGGCAGCTCGTCTACCGTGGAGCTGCGAGCCAACAAATTGATGTGTGTGGAGTATCCGGCGGTGGTCACCAATGTGGACAAGATGCTGGAGACTCTCGGGGGGGAACAGGGAGTGTCCAAAGTAAGCAGACTATGACAGGGACAGACTTGTCCCTCTTGTGTGCACTTGGGGTGCCTTGAAACGGTCTTATAATGTCTCGTGCAGATGCTTGACGTATTTTGCAACGTTAGCTTCTTGCTTTAACTTGATATATATCAAAACAGCTGCGTGCCATAAACTACAAGAAAAATAAGTCTATATTTTTATAAACGCCGCATATAATGTTATAATTTTGTTGTAAGTAAATTACGTTCGTAATACGTTGTAATTTTGGCTATTCAAACTTAAAAGGTACCATAGTTTGGTAGTTAGTGGAAATGTAAATTTCCTGGTTTCAGAAATGTCGTTCTCGTATCTTCACAACAGATTAGTTGTCTGTAGAGCCATAGTTTCAAGCAGTGGTTCCCCAAAAGACCCGGTTTAATTGTAACTTTTTAGGGAGGAAATATGGATCTGTAAAGTTAAATATCTATCTGCTGACATAAAGTGGTTCCTGCTTTATAACCTGATCTTGAGGCTGTGAGGAGATTAAAATAGGCCTTGATGGTTTGTAGCACATCACAGTGTGAAACTAACCGCTCTGTCTGTAATGATATTTATGTTTGATTCTTAATTTAAGTGAACTGAAGAAAGTCAAATGTCAAGTGGCTTGTGAACAGTTCTGTGAATGGATAACTGTCATCGTTGCTCTGgcaacatcttcatcatcaccgCTGCTCTAAACTGCTCTGATCTGACACCTGCCTGCATTTCCTGTTTATCCCTCAGACCTTCGCTCACCCCAACAGGCGTCTGGAGCTGCGTTTCCGACCTCAGGACCCTTTCTGTCATTCACTCTGTGGAAATCGCTTCCCCTCAAGCAACCTCCTCCTCAGAGTGCGCCGGCGGGTGCGAAAAAAGGATCCCAAGGATGCTGAGATTCGCATGGACATACTCGGAGTCATAGGAACAACATACAAGTTCCAGGGTTAGATTAAAAGTCCTTCTGGTGTATgatgttttttaacatttcaaaacCACAGGGCTTTAAAAGCAAAATCTGTTCTGCACTCTTTATCATATAGACTTGGTTAGAACATGATAATCATAATTGAGAAAAAAGATTTATAGGGTTGGTTGGTTGTTCTGattgcttgtttgtttcttgcAGGGCTGGCAGACTTTCAGTGCCTTGCTGTGCATTCAGAGGGTGGAACAGACACATCTTTGTACGACAAAATCATCCTCCGCAAATCAGAAAATCAAGAGTTCTTTGAGAAACCCATGCCGTACTTTCTCCCCCCGGCCATCTTCTCACGCCTTGACAGtcctgtggattatttttaccGGCCGGACATCTTTCACAAGTATGAGTGGGCAAAAAAAGAGTAATGGTTCtgtaaaatgttgtcaaataGCCATAGTACTTCATCACAGTTGatttttatcttcttttattttgagcTTACTcgtacaaacaaaaacaactgccaCACACAAGACCACGCTtgagtttaaaaacaaaagtctcAAAACACTAAAACTGACTTTATTTCAAAATGGAAGTTTTAAGGTTCCCTAATCATAAGTCATTCACTCCTGACCTGTCCTATTGTCAAGTGTATTATTTCTCCTGTGTAAGCAGCAGTATTGGAACGTCTCTCCCTTTTAATTTCACTGTGGTTCTGATGCAGCTTACTGGGAATTATTTTTGATATTattcctcctttttgtttacAGTCAGCTGCCCATCATCAAGAAAAGCTTTATTGGCTTGAATCGTGCCCGACGGCCCCACAATGCCATTTTTGTAAGCTTCAACGATCCCACTGTGCCCACCGAGTGCCTCGAGGCGGCCAGGATCAACTGGATACGAGTCTGCGTGAAGGACCATGACAAGCAGGTTGAAGAACAGCtgaaaaaggtgtgtgtgctgctgtaatcATGGTTGACAGTCACCTCTAGGGTCACCAGCATGATGTAAAGAATGATGTAAAGAAAATCAAGGTACTCTGATGTAAGGGAAGTCCTTCATTACAGCATAACTTACACCTGACAGAATGATATTTCAGGGCTCATTAGATaaaaagaaacactttttaGTGCTGAAACAATCAATTGATAGATcgaaaattcattaaaaatggcAAGTGTTTGGTTCCAGCTCACCAACTGTGAGCATTTGCAGCCTTTCTCTGTTTAATATCATTGTAAATTGAgcatcttttggttttggactgttagacagacagaatgaacaATGTGATGACGACCTTGCTGTTCTGGAAGTTGCAacaatttaattttcatttctcattttcgCTTGGTGTGCACACTAATTAACTTTCGTTCTGGAGAATTTAGCATTTTATGATAAGAAATGTGTGAAGTCTAAACTTAAGTCACGACGTAAGTATTCATTGTCTTATTATTGACCGTGGCTTAAAGgagccctgtggagttttcttgtaaacaaacttCCTATTTACTTTCAGTAATCACTAAAACGCATTGtcttctgctctgtgttgaATTCATTCCCTTCCTCATAAACCATTTGCAAAGCTGATATTTAGAATAATTTGAAACCTTGTTGTTTATGTGCTTGTTCACATGTTCTCTTGACCTTTTATTTAACATGCAGCCAGTGTCTGCCAGTAAAAGCCGGTTCTTTTTCCATCAGGCTATTTTTGACAGTCAGTATACTCACCAGTGTACTGTAACAGTTTTCTCTCCAGAATTGGCACCTGGTTGAAGCTGGAAAAGGCTTTTGTAGACTGTTTCACAGGTATGGCTTGGCATCATCTCTGGGCTTTTATCTAATCTCAACCCAAAATTGTGCCTAGATGTTTGAGAGCCGGCCCATCTGGTCACGGAACGCAGTCAAGGCCAA is drawn from Chaetodon trifascialis isolate fChaTrf1 chromosome 20, fChaTrf1.hap1, whole genome shotgun sequence and contains these coding sequences:
- the gtf3c5 gene encoding general transcription factor 3C polypeptide 5, which translates into the protein MADSTGLKLDFTLKELTLSGQSEDVEVPGSSSTVELRANKLMCVEYPAVVTNVDKMLETLGGEQGVSKTFAHPNRRLELRFRPQDPFCHSLCGNRFPSSNLLLRVRRRVRKKDPKDAEIRMDILGVIGTTYKFQGLADFQCLAVHSEGGTDTSLYDKIILRKSENQEFFEKPMPYFLPPAIFSRLDSPVDYFYRPDIFHNQLPIIKKSFIGLNRARRPHNAIFVSFNDPTVPTECLEAARINWIRVCVKDHDKQVEEQLKKMFESRPIWSRNAVKANINIHPDKLKLLLPVCAYYMVTGPWRSLWVRLGYDPRKRTDSKKYQMLDFRIRCSTKHGYSVSDIPVKAKRSALNYSLPITFNKAGPQPASVMELPAQERPSTSRDPVPVTYQLKESSYIFRDGMLPPHRQMFYQLCDLDVESIQKVVEQNSGNEQVCDERDGWCVLGTTDKLRDVISAMIKKVTRVQKPTLPEIPKKRTRTGLSLKSPATDMDAEEELQDNENKDDEEEDEDDEFQPSEGSENEMETEILDYI